One region of Duncaniella freteri genomic DNA includes:
- the thrS gene encoding threonine--tRNA ligase — translation MDSINITFPDGSVKQYEKGTTPFQIAESLSSQLARDVLAATVNDKEWDLARPIDEDATLKLHKWDDPEGKHAFWHSSAHLLAEALQELYPGVKFGIGPAIENGFYYDIDPGEHQLTSAEFPKIEKKMLELAQEKQPIVRADISKADALKMFGDRGEEYKCELISELEDGHITTYTQGSFTDLCRGPHIPNTAPIKAAKVTSLAGAFWRGDEKRKQLVRVYGITFPKKKMLDEYLALLEEAKKRDHRKLGKEMELFAFSQNVGAGLPLWLPKGTALRDRLEQFLRKIQKQYGYQQVITPHIGNKNLYVTSGHYAKYGKDSFQPIHTPEEGEEYLLKPMNCPHHCEIFRALPRSYRDLPLRLAEFGTVYRYEQSGELHGLTRVRGFTQDDAHIYCSPDQIKGEFLKVMDIIFFIFKALKFENFEAQISLRDPEHKEKYIGSDENWHLAEQAIIDACAEKGLKARTELGEAAFYGPKLDFMVKDALGRRWQLGTIQVDYNLPERFQLEYTGSDNQKHRPVMIHRAPFGSMERFVAVLLEHTAGRFPLWLAPEQAVVLPISEKFNDYAHEVAKQLNIQDIRTQVDDRNEKIGKKIRDNELKRIPYMLIVGEKEAENGEISVRKQGEGDKGSMKIANFAAELTREVNEMINQ, via the coding sequence ATGGATTCCATAAACATCACATTCCCTGACGGCAGCGTAAAGCAGTACGAAAAGGGCACCACCCCTTTTCAGATAGCTGAAAGCCTGTCGTCCCAGTTGGCTCGCGATGTGCTCGCAGCCACCGTCAATGACAAAGAATGGGACCTCGCACGCCCCATTGATGAAGATGCCACCCTCAAGCTCCACAAATGGGACGACCCTGAGGGGAAGCACGCGTTCTGGCATTCGTCGGCCCACCTTCTCGCTGAGGCTCTCCAGGAGCTGTATCCCGGAGTGAAATTCGGCATAGGCCCGGCAATCGAGAACGGCTTCTATTATGACATCGACCCGGGAGAGCACCAGCTCACATCCGCCGAATTCCCCAAGATCGAGAAAAAAATGCTTGAACTCGCTCAGGAGAAACAGCCAATCGTACGCGCTGACATCTCCAAGGCGGATGCGCTGAAAATGTTTGGCGACCGTGGCGAGGAGTACAAGTGTGAGCTCATATCCGAACTTGAGGACGGACACATCACCACCTACACACAAGGCTCTTTCACCGACCTGTGCCGTGGTCCCCACATCCCTAACACCGCCCCTATCAAGGCCGCCAAGGTAACATCTCTCGCCGGGGCGTTCTGGCGCGGCGACGAAAAGCGCAAACAGCTTGTGCGTGTGTACGGCATCACCTTCCCCAAGAAGAAGATGCTCGATGAGTATCTGGCTCTTCTTGAAGAGGCCAAGAAGCGCGACCACCGCAAACTCGGCAAAGAGATGGAGCTCTTCGCATTCTCTCAGAACGTAGGAGCCGGTCTGCCCCTGTGGCTCCCCAAGGGAACAGCACTGCGCGACCGTCTGGAGCAATTCCTCCGCAAGATACAGAAACAGTACGGCTACCAGCAGGTGATCACACCGCACATCGGCAACAAGAACCTCTATGTCACCTCAGGCCACTACGCAAAATACGGAAAGGACTCTTTCCAGCCAATCCACACACCCGAGGAGGGTGAAGAGTACCTGCTCAAGCCCATGAACTGTCCTCACCACTGTGAGATATTCCGTGCACTCCCCCGCAGCTACCGTGACCTGCCTCTGCGCCTTGCCGAATTCGGCACCGTGTACCGCTACGAGCAGAGCGGCGAGCTCCACGGACTGACACGCGTACGCGGCTTCACTCAGGACGATGCCCACATCTACTGCTCACCTGACCAGATAAAGGGTGAGTTCCTGAAAGTGATGGATATTATATTCTTCATTTTCAAGGCTCTCAAATTCGAGAATTTTGAAGCCCAGATCTCTCTGCGCGACCCGGAACATAAGGAAAAATACATAGGCAGTGACGAGAACTGGCACCTTGCCGAGCAGGCAATCATCGACGCATGCGCCGAGAAAGGGCTCAAAGCACGCACCGAGCTTGGCGAGGCTGCATTCTACGGGCCCAAACTCGACTTCATGGTAAAGGACGCACTTGGACGCCGCTGGCAGCTCGGCACAATCCAGGTTGACTACAACCTGCCCGAACGCTTCCAGCTCGAATACACCGGAAGTGACAACCAGAAGCACCGTCCGGTGATGATCCACCGTGCGCCGTTCGGCTCCATGGAGCGATTCGTGGCAGTGCTCCTTGAGCACACAGCCGGCAGATTCCCCCTTTGGCTCGCTCCCGAACAGGCAGTCGTGCTCCCCATCTCGGAGAAGTTCAACGATTATGCCCACGAGGTTGCAAAGCAGCTCAACATCCAGGACATACGCACCCAAGTCGACGACCGAAACGAGAAGATCGGCAAGAAAATACGCGACAACGAACTCAAACGTATCCCCTATATGCTCATCGTAGGAGAAAAAGAAGCCGAAAATGGTGAAATTTCTGTAAGAAAACAGGGCGAAGGTGATAAAGGTTCGATGAAAATTGCTAACTTTGCAGCCGAATTGACTCGCGAAGTCAATGAGATGATTAACCAGTAA
- the dnaG gene encoding DNA primase, which yields MGKISNATVQRILEATDIVEVVSDFVSLKRKGANYWGLCPFHNDRSPSFSVSKSRGLCKCFSCGEGGSAVNFLMKLEHLSYSEALRYLARKYNIEVEEREMTPEEERRETARDNMFAVNDFALRYFKNNLFETNEGRDVGLSYFRHRGISDPMIEKFHLGYALELKDALYKYALERGYSEEYVFATGLCTQTDDGRVYDRFRGRVIYPVHTLSGKVVAFGGRTLRSDKTMAKYVNSPESDIYSKRRELYGLYQAKQAISKEGKCIIVEGYMDVISMHQSGICNVVASSGTALTVEQVRLIKRFTTNVTLIYDADAAGIKASLRGIELLLQDGMDIKVLLLPPGEDPDSFAQSHSSAEVNDYIKANETDFITFMARILLKDVDNDPTGRANVITQIVKTIALIPNEITRSVYVQECSNILFISEDVLRREVGRYFNEYALKSREDRLREASLTTDHRKADEDSVPSAGRGDTDEPESEGPKANPISSHAAFLRKYEMNLLRLVARYGNLTLADSVDENDNVVAVSVLEYIESDLQQDGIALSNPDLAHFLSVAHRASRESWEESYRHEMERLQAERSRKFAAGIEEIRAKATDVGSITAMERALNETIDAEYSIGLEDFCADYLSRILCSSPDDAVRNLATELVVERYTLSKVHTKYAHVETEREQLVELVPRAIHELKDAILNTRVIDARGRLKQACESNDYASTLDAMREIKDLETLRSSLAKLIGDRVIAPRK from the coding sequence ATGGGAAAAATAAGCAACGCAACAGTCCAACGCATACTGGAAGCCACCGACATAGTTGAGGTGGTGAGCGATTTCGTGTCATTGAAGAGGAAAGGTGCCAATTATTGGGGGCTCTGTCCGTTTCATAATGACCGTTCGCCGTCATTTTCGGTGTCAAAGTCGCGTGGACTTTGCAAGTGCTTCAGCTGTGGGGAAGGGGGTAGTGCCGTCAATTTCCTTATGAAGCTGGAGCACCTGAGCTACAGTGAGGCTCTGCGTTATCTTGCCCGAAAATACAATATCGAGGTTGAGGAGCGTGAGATGACTCCCGAAGAGGAGCGTAGGGAGACGGCTCGCGACAACATGTTTGCTGTCAATGATTTTGCACTGCGTTATTTCAAGAACAACCTTTTTGAGACCAATGAGGGGCGAGATGTTGGCCTGAGTTATTTCCGCCATCGCGGCATCAGCGATCCGATGATCGAGAAGTTTCATCTCGGCTATGCATTGGAGCTTAAGGATGCTCTATACAAGTATGCACTTGAGCGCGGTTATAGCGAGGAATATGTGTTTGCCACCGGACTGTGCACGCAGACTGACGATGGGCGTGTCTATGACCGGTTCCGCGGACGTGTGATATATCCGGTCCACACGCTTTCTGGCAAGGTCGTGGCATTCGGAGGCCGCACACTGCGATCGGACAAGACCATGGCAAAGTATGTCAACTCCCCTGAGAGCGACATCTATTCCAAGCGCAGGGAGCTGTACGGTCTTTACCAGGCGAAGCAGGCAATATCGAAGGAGGGGAAGTGTATCATTGTCGAGGGGTATATGGACGTGATATCCATGCATCAGTCGGGGATATGCAATGTGGTGGCATCGTCGGGCACCGCGCTCACAGTGGAGCAGGTGAGGCTCATAAAACGGTTCACCACCAATGTCACTCTCATTTATGATGCCGATGCTGCCGGTATCAAGGCATCCCTGCGCGGTATAGAGCTCCTGCTTCAGGACGGGATGGATATAAAGGTGCTCCTGTTGCCTCCGGGTGAGGACCCTGACTCGTTTGCCCAGTCGCACAGTTCTGCCGAGGTGAATGACTATATAAAGGCGAATGAGACTGATTTCATAACCTTTATGGCCCGCATCCTCCTTAAGGATGTCGACAACGACCCCACCGGACGTGCGAATGTAATAACTCAGATAGTAAAGACAATCGCGCTTATACCCAATGAGATCACCCGAAGCGTGTATGTACAGGAGTGCTCCAACATTCTTTTCATATCGGAGGATGTGCTGAGGCGTGAGGTGGGCAGATATTTCAATGAGTATGCGCTGAAGTCGCGTGAGGACCGTCTGCGCGAAGCATCGCTTACCACCGACCACCGTAAGGCGGATGAAGATTCCGTCCCATCTGCCGGACGCGGAGATACTGATGAGCCTGAGTCAGAAGGTCCCAAGGCGAATCCTATAAGCTCTCATGCCGCATTTCTGAGGAAATACGAGATGAATCTGCTCAGGCTTGTGGCACGTTACGGCAATCTTACTCTTGCCGACAGTGTTGATGAGAATGACAATGTGGTTGCCGTATCGGTGCTTGAGTATATAGAGTCCGATTTGCAACAGGACGGCATAGCTTTGTCAAATCCTGACCTGGCACATTTTCTCAGTGTGGCACACAGGGCAAGCCGTGAGTCATGGGAGGAGAGTTACAGACATGAGATGGAGCGGCTTCAGGCGGAACGTTCGCGCAAGTTTGCCGCCGGGATCGAGGAGATTCGTGCCAAGGCTACTGATGTAGGGAGCATAACCGCTATGGAGCGAGCCCTCAATGAGACTATCGATGCGGAGTATAGCATCGGGCTTGAGGATTTCTGTGCCGACTATCTATCGCGTATACTATGCTCTTCTCCCGACGATGCGGTGCGCAATCTTGCCACAGAACTTGTGGTGGAGCGTTACACGCTGAGCAAGGTGCACACAAAGTATGCCCATGTGGAGACAGAGCGTGAACAGCTTGTGGAGCTTGTGCCTCGTGCCATACACGAACTCAAGGATGCCATTCTGAATACGCGTGTCATTGATGCTCGTGGCAGGCTCAAGCAGGCGTGTGAGTCAAATGACTATGCCTCTACTCTTGACGCGATGAGAGAGATCAAGGATCTGGAAACCCTGCGCTCCTCGCTTGCCAAACTTATCGGTGACCGTGTGATAGCCCCGCGTAAGTAG